The sequence CTTATTCGCGATTTTCAGACGTTTAGAGACGATTTAAAGCAAAAGGCGATAGATGTATGGGAACGGGGAAAAGACCTTACCTATCAGCTCACAGGCACGAATTATAAAGCACGTGGTAACAAACTCGGCACAGCTTACGAAAAGGGGGCAATTTACAATGAGTTGGAAAGACGTACCAGAGACCCAAGAGACAACCAAACAGATACCAGAACCCCAGATACAAACAGATTTAACCGAACTCAATCAGACCCTGAAAGAAATCAGGAACTATCAGGGCACACAAATTCAACTACAAAGCAAACAACAAATCGAACTGACCGAACAGCTGACACAAATCGAACAAGCCAGTCAGCGCGTCAATCAAGCCTTTCAGAAGACCTTGAACGATTTAAACAGCAACAACGAGACCAACAAAGAACAATTAGTCGCGACGCTAAAAGACGCGCAAAACCACTTCAACGAGCAGACAAAGACCGTCAATCAAAGGACAATCGCCGAACTGCAAAAGATAAACAGCGTCCAACAGGACAACAACAACACGTTGAAAACCCTAAACGACAGCCTAAACCAGACCGTTCAAGGGACTATGGACCAAGTCGCTAACCGTTTATCTACGGAAATTGATCGAACACATAAAAATATGAGTTGGTATGAAATTAAAAATTATTTGTACGCGGTTATCCCGACTGGTTTGCTCTCAGGGCTTGTATTTTGGCTTCTGACGCATTTCTTTGCTTAACAGGTGTATTTATATTAAATTATCTTTAAAATGGCTTAGAATGCAAAATAAGTCCTCCTAGCACTATCTGGGGCTGTCCGCCGAGCGTCAGTCGAGGCTTCTTCTGAGCCACGTCTTTTGGTTTTGAATTTAGCGAGTGAACGAAGTGAACGCTGCAAGCAAAATGTGAGCGTGATTTTCGCTCACTCCTTTTTGGTTTTGGGGCACGGAGACCCCCGCCTCTTATATAACCTCTTTTAAAACCTCTTTTAAAACCTCTTTTAAGGGCATGTTCCACGTTACTCTCCCAAGCGTTTCACAAATGTTTGGGGGTCCAATTGTCTGTTTATGGGGGTCCAATTGTCTGTTTATAGGGGTCCAATTGTCTGTTTATGGGGGTCCAATTGTCTGTTTATGGGGTCTCGTCTTGAGGTTCCGGCCTTAATATGGTAGCCTCTGATTTAGGAGGTGGTTTTTTGAGCAACGAACTAGTTAAATATCAACCGGAGTTAAATACAATTCCTCTGCGTAAATTTAGTCCTGTTGAGATGAATTTATTTTTTTCAATTGTGTCTAGAATGCGTGATAAGGGTGACCAAACCGTCCGCTTTAGCTTTGACCAGCTAAAAGAGTTAAGTAATTACAAACCCACAGCTAATCGGCGCTTTATCGACGATATTAAACGCACCTACGACCACTTGATGGACTTGCGTTTCGGTAGCCAAAGCAAAAGTGGGTTGTCGTTCGAAAGATTTGTCATGTTTACCAAATTTAAGATCAACGGTGACGTAGACGAGCCGTACGTTGACGTAGAAATCTACAAAGACGCTTTGCCCTTGCTGAACAATCTAGAGAGTTGGGTGCGGTATGCACTTATCGAGTTTCGCGACCTAAAAAGTAGCTATGCCAAAACCATGTTTCGATTACTCAAAGGCTATCGGACAACTGGATACGCCTACTTTTCCAAAGCAGATTTTGATGAGTTACTTGATATTCCAAAAACTTATCGGCAAGGCGACATTAACAAAAAAGTAATAAAACCAATCAAAGAAGAACTTACCCCCCTATTTCGTGGGCTAACTGTCCGCAAGAAATACGGTAAAAGGCGAGGAAAGCCTGTTATTGGCTATTCTTTTGCATGGAAACCCGAAAAGAAAGATGCCAATGATTTCTCACAAGGCCAATTACAAGATGAGCGTCAAAAGCTTTTTAATATTCAGCATAATGGTGAATTAACAGAGCAGGAAAAATGGCGCGCCATTGACAAGGTTAAGGGGTTAACTTTAGGCTCTACTGAGAAACAAGCATTGGCTGATAAACAGGCCGAGCACGATAAAAAAATAAGAGATCAAGCAAGACAAGAAGCACTTGCTGAACTCCTAAAGGGGTTTGGAAATCATGCCTAAAACTATTAGAGAACTTGCTGATGAATTGGGCGTTTCAAAGCAAAGAATTCAACAAATTATCGCCAAATTATCGGCAAGCAAAACACCAAATAAGGAAGGCAATAGATACGTTTTAAACGCCCAAGATGTCAAAAATATAAAGGATTTGATGGGTTTTGATAATGACAAGTCATCGACAAGTGAATCGACAAATAGACTTGTCGATTATGATGTTTA comes from Pediococcus inopinatus and encodes:
- a CDS encoding relaxase/mobilization nuclease domain-containing protein — its product is MATTHIKRSASASRLVNYAEKRAVLKDGLNLDVDYAKSQFKQVREVYGNQGKTQAYASRISFSPKEFDPTNEDDQQKALDIAKEVYQKTYPNQQVALYEHADTDALHIHAVIGAIDLETGKKMHGNWQEYREKLVHNTDEIVQKHGLEVTKVDPERYEKRSMAEIKMHDRGQPTWKDQIRQAVDSTMSNPLIRDFQTFRDDLKQKAIDVWERGKDLTYQLTGTNYKARGNKLGTAYEKGAIYNELERRTRDPRDNQTDTRTPDTNRFNRTQSDPERNQELSGHTNSTTKQTTNRTDRTADTNRTSQSARQSSLSEDLERFKQQQRDQQRTISRDAKRRAKPLQRADKDRQSKDNRRTAKDKQRPTGQQQHVENPKRQPKPDRSRDYGPSR
- a CDS encoding replication initiation protein codes for the protein MSNELVKYQPELNTIPLRKFSPVEMNLFFSIVSRMRDKGDQTVRFSFDQLKELSNYKPTANRRFIDDIKRTYDHLMDLRFGSQSKSGLSFERFVMFTKFKINGDVDEPYVDVEIYKDALPLLNNLESWVRYALIEFRDLKSSYAKTMFRLLKGYRTTGYAYFSKADFDELLDIPKTYRQGDINKKVIKPIKEELTPLFRGLTVRKKYGKRRGKPVIGYSFAWKPEKKDANDFSQGQLQDERQKLFNIQHNGELTEQEKWRAIDKVKGLTLGSTEKQALADKQAEHDKKIRDQARQEALAELLKGFGNHA